The following coding sequences are from one Balneolales bacterium ANBcel1 window:
- the trxA gene encoding thioredoxin, translated as MMSKTIELTDSNFNDEVLQADKPVLVDFWAEWCGPCRMVGPVVEELATDYDGKVKVGKVDVDSNPQISMQYGIRSIPSLLIFKGGEVVDQIVGAVPKAQLQKHLDQQI; from the coding sequence ATTATGTCAAAGACGATAGAACTCACAGACAGCAATTTTAATGATGAAGTATTGCAGGCCGACAAGCCGGTTCTGGTGGATTTCTGGGCGGAATGGTGTGGCCCCTGCCGCATGGTCGGCCCGGTAGTGGAAGAGCTTGCCACCGATTATGACGGAAAAGTTAAAGTCGGTAAGGTGGATGTCGACAGCAATCCGCAGATATCCATGCAGTACGGCATTCGAAGCATTCCCTCACTGCTCATCTTCAAAGGTGGAGAGGTGGTTGACCAGATTGTCGGAGCCGTACCCAAGGCGCAGTTGCAGAAACATCTGGATCAGCAAATTTGA
- a CDS encoding acylphosphatase, giving the protein MNHIVTHLLHIHGRVQGVGFRNFVINHAQQRSVTGWIRNRSDGTVEAMLQGKPGDVGSVEAACRQGPAMAHVEHVERYPVDPDTVYDSFEVRY; this is encoded by the coding sequence ATGAATCATATTGTAACACACCTGCTACATATACACGGTCGCGTGCAGGGAGTCGGTTTTCGGAATTTTGTAATTAACCACGCGCAGCAAAGGTCGGTGACCGGTTGGATCCGCAACCGGAGCGATGGAACTGTAGAGGCGATGCTGCAGGGCAAGCCGGGTGATGTCGGCTCCGTGGAAGCCGCCTGCCGCCAGGGACCCGCCATGGCTCATGTTGAGCATGTGGAGCGATACCCCGTTGATCCCGACACCGTATACGACTCCTTTGAAGTACGGTACTGA
- a CDS encoding SDR family NAD(P)-dependent oxidoreductase: MAGKSKQYIITGASRGFGRDLALELAGRDVTLHLVARSEMKDLAKEVEEAGAEAHIWQQDLADIVELRTLMENISRHIRRETVAELMLINNAGMLEPVGPAGKYDFRTYHTNLEINFVSPMALTHAFLELFQDWDMRKRVVMISSGASQKPYFGWSHYCSTKAGVDMFVKVVGIEQEQQKLPVEIIAFNPGRISTDMQALIRETSDEDFPMVQDFVKAWEEGRIGDSRDVAARLVRLITSDYIPSGKVLSHRDI, from the coding sequence ATGGCAGGAAAATCAAAACAGTATATCATCACAGGAGCATCGCGGGGGTTCGGCCGGGATCTGGCCCTTGAACTGGCCGGCCGGGATGTCACGCTCCATCTTGTTGCACGCAGTGAGATGAAGGATTTGGCGAAAGAAGTGGAAGAAGCGGGGGCTGAAGCTCATATCTGGCAGCAGGATCTGGCAGACATCGTAGAGCTCCGCACGTTGATGGAAAACATCTCCCGGCACATCCGCAGGGAAACCGTAGCAGAGCTTATGCTCATCAACAATGCCGGGATGCTGGAGCCTGTGGGGCCGGCCGGTAAATATGACTTCCGGACCTATCACACCAATCTGGAAATCAATTTTGTGTCGCCTATGGCACTGACCCATGCCTTTCTGGAATTGTTTCAAGATTGGGATATGCGCAAAAGGGTGGTGATGATCTCTTCCGGAGCATCCCAAAAGCCCTATTTCGGATGGAGCCATTACTGCAGTACCAAGGCGGGAGTCGACATGTTCGTCAAGGTGGTCGGTATCGAACAGGAGCAGCAGAAGTTGCCCGTGGAGATTATCGCGTTCAACCCGGGCAGGATATCCACGGATATGCAGGCGCTCATCAGGGAGACATCCGATGAGGATTTTCCCATGGTGCAGGATTTTGTAAAGGCCTGGGAAGAGGGCCGCATCGGAGACTCGCGTGATGTGGCCGCTCGTTTGGTCCGGTTGATCACCTCCGATTATATCCCTTCAGGAAAAGTGCTGAGCCACAGGGATATATGA
- the dnaE gene encoding DNA polymerase III subunit alpha translates to MCTFSHLHCHSQFSLLDGAAAIPKMVSKAAEYGMPGIAITDHGNMFGVPNFVNQANKQNVKPIIGCEFYVTPTRMSDRQNRERYHQVLLAKNKTGYFNLARLTSLGYVDGLYYKPRIDKETLAQHAEGLIATTCCLQSEINQTLLKHGEAEAKKLFQWYLDLFGDDYYIELQRHGLRDQDVCNEALIRWSREFGVRMIATNDSHYVDKQDSEAHDILLALQTNADINDPNRFRFTGDDNRLNPEFYLKTPDEMKELFSDVPESLENTQEIVDKVEVIELKSELLLPHFKVPDSFSGMDDYLKHMTYQGAKQKYGELTTEITERIEQELRIIRDMGFTGYFLIVEGFTTEARKRGVYVGPGRGSAAGSIVAYCIGIINIDPLRYDLLFERFLNPERVSPPDIDIDFDDTGRQAVIDYVVEKYGRDNVAQIVTYGTMKAKTAIRDVGRVLGVPLNEVNRIAKLFPERPGMDTFDKVINPEVNPDTAEEIKSLFEHPDMQVQKMMSFAKTLEGCPRQTGIHAAGVIIAPGTVYNYVPVALSKEKDVVTQYDGPSSEMCGLLKMDFLGLKTLSILKTAIRLVKESWGKEYHLDDIPLDDKKTYELYQRGDTVGTFQFESDGMRKYLRELKPTNLDDLIAMNALYRPGPMQFIPEYIQCKHGKKEVTYPHPMLEEVLKPTFGIMVYQEQIMKVAQVMGGFTLGQADILRRAMGKKKEDQMAEMKIQFLEGARERGVDQKTADQVFEKMAFFAGYGFNKSHSAAYSVVAYHTAYFKANYTASYMAAVLTHNMNDIKKVSLFIEECYHLGVPVDAPNVNTGEAFFTAREGRVQYGLSAIKGVGSSAVEHFVAERRENGLFTSIFDFTSRVDLRSCNRKMLESLVGAGAFDELHGNRAQLMESLEDALSYGSRMQEEKSRNQTSLFGGGDDAQGRQESEPRLHEVPAWSNMEKLKRERELIGFFLSGHPLDRFRDDVALFCSHGLGEEGLKGLEERASVTCAGIITAARHTKDRKGRPIAFITMEDDQGSNEVLVFSECYDKSMNLLHVDTLVVVEGNVTVRDGTPKIIARQFDRIENLREKHQGAIRLCLRMQTEELESEHLEELAGLFDGNRGKTPVQLMVISKKEKPIRMRVRKFVIDPTDELLKETRRLIGAHNVWLEKRSEGN, encoded by the coding sequence ATGTGCACCTTTTCGCATCTCCACTGCCATTCCCAGTTCAGCCTGCTTGATGGTGCCGCCGCCATTCCGAAGATGGTATCCAAGGCGGCGGAGTACGGGATGCCGGGGATCGCGATTACCGATCATGGGAACATGTTCGGAGTGCCCAATTTTGTCAATCAGGCCAATAAGCAAAACGTCAAGCCGATTATTGGCTGTGAGTTTTATGTCACGCCTACCCGTATGTCGGACCGGCAGAACCGCGAACGATATCACCAGGTGCTGCTGGCCAAAAACAAAACCGGCTATTTCAACCTGGCGCGACTTACATCGCTGGGATATGTTGATGGCCTGTATTACAAACCGCGCATCGACAAGGAGACGCTTGCCCAACACGCCGAGGGACTGATCGCCACTACCTGCTGCCTTCAAAGCGAAATCAACCAGACCCTGCTCAAGCATGGCGAGGCCGAGGCAAAAAAACTGTTTCAGTGGTATCTGGACCTGTTTGGAGATGATTACTACATCGAGTTGCAGCGGCATGGGTTGCGCGATCAGGACGTGTGCAACGAAGCGCTCATCCGCTGGAGCAGGGAGTTCGGGGTCAGGATGATCGCCACCAATGACTCGCATTATGTGGATAAACAGGACTCCGAGGCCCATGACATTCTGCTGGCACTGCAGACCAACGCCGATATCAACGACCCCAACCGGTTCCGGTTCACCGGCGATGACAACCGCCTGAACCCGGAGTTCTACCTGAAAACACCCGACGAGATGAAGGAACTTTTCAGCGATGTGCCCGAGTCGTTGGAAAATACCCAGGAGATCGTTGACAAGGTGGAAGTGATCGAACTGAAGTCCGAGCTCCTGCTGCCGCACTTCAAAGTGCCGGATTCGTTCAGCGGCATGGACGACTACCTGAAGCACATGACCTACCAGGGTGCGAAACAGAAGTACGGGGAACTGACAACGGAAATTACCGAGCGCATCGAGCAGGAGCTCCGGATTATCCGTGACATGGGCTTCACCGGATACTTTCTGATCGTCGAGGGGTTCACCACCGAGGCCCGGAAGCGCGGGGTGTACGTGGGACCTGGACGCGGCTCGGCTGCCGGAAGTATCGTGGCATACTGCATCGGCATCATCAATATTGATCCGCTGCGATACGACCTGCTTTTCGAACGCTTCCTGAATCCCGAACGGGTGAGCCCGCCCGATATCGACATCGATTTTGACGACACCGGACGCCAGGCGGTCATCGACTACGTGGTGGAGAAATACGGCCGTGACAATGTGGCTCAAATTGTGACTTACGGCACCATGAAAGCCAAGACGGCCATCCGTGATGTGGGACGCGTGCTGGGAGTGCCGCTGAACGAGGTCAACCGCATCGCCAAACTTTTTCCTGAGCGACCGGGTATGGATACCTTCGACAAGGTGATCAATCCGGAGGTGAATCCGGATACCGCCGAAGAGATCAAGTCGCTGTTTGAGCATCCGGATATGCAGGTCCAGAAGATGATGAGCTTTGCGAAAACCCTGGAGGGGTGTCCGAGGCAAACCGGCATCCACGCTGCCGGGGTGATTATCGCGCCGGGTACGGTATACAATTATGTGCCGGTGGCGCTCTCCAAGGAGAAGGATGTGGTCACTCAGTACGATGGTCCGAGTTCCGAAATGTGCGGGCTGCTCAAAATGGACTTCCTTGGACTCAAAACACTCTCCATCCTCAAGACGGCCATCCGGCTGGTCAAGGAGAGCTGGGGCAAGGAGTACCATCTCGATGACATCCCCCTGGACGATAAAAAAACCTATGAGTTGTACCAGCGCGGTGACACGGTAGGCACATTCCAGTTTGAGTCGGACGGCATGCGCAAATATCTGCGTGAGCTCAAACCCACCAACCTGGACGATCTGATCGCCATGAACGCGCTGTACCGGCCCGGCCCCATGCAGTTCATCCCGGAGTATATCCAGTGCAAGCACGGCAAAAAAGAGGTCACCTATCCGCATCCCATGCTCGAAGAGGTGCTCAAGCCGACTTTCGGAATCATGGTCTACCAGGAGCAGATCATGAAAGTGGCACAGGTTATGGGCGGCTTTACCCTGGGACAGGCGGATATCCTGCGCCGGGCCATGGGGAAGAAGAAAGAGGACCAGATGGCTGAGATGAAGATCCAGTTTCTGGAAGGAGCCAGGGAACGCGGCGTCGATCAAAAAACCGCAGACCAAGTGTTTGAGAAGATGGCCTTCTTTGCCGGATACGGATTTAACAAGTCCCATTCAGCAGCCTATTCCGTGGTGGCGTATCACACCGCCTACTTCAAGGCGAATTACACGGCTTCCTACATGGCTGCGGTATTGACCCACAACATGAACGACATCAAAAAGGTGTCGCTTTTTATTGAGGAGTGTTACCACCTGGGGGTTCCGGTGGATGCGCCCAACGTCAATACCGGTGAGGCGTTTTTCACGGCCAGGGAAGGCCGGGTGCAGTACGGTTTAAGCGCAATTAAGGGGGTGGGATCATCGGCCGTGGAGCACTTTGTCGCGGAACGCCGGGAAAACGGGCTGTTCACAAGTATTTTTGACTTCACTTCCCGGGTGGATTTGCGCTCCTGCAACCGGAAAATGCTCGAAAGCCTGGTGGGAGCCGGAGCCTTTGATGAACTGCATGGCAACCGGGCTCAGCTGATGGAGAGCCTGGAGGATGCCCTCAGCTATGGATCCCGGATGCAGGAGGAGAAAAGCCGCAACCAGACCAGCCTGTTCGGGGGAGGTGATGATGCGCAAGGCCGGCAGGAGTCAGAGCCCAGATTGCACGAGGTGCCCGCCTGGTCGAATATGGAGAAGCTCAAGCGCGAACGTGAACTTATCGGCTTTTTCCTGAGCGGCCACCCACTGGATCGTTTTCGCGATGATGTCGCTCTGTTCTGCTCGCATGGCCTGGGAGAAGAGGGGCTGAAAGGCCTGGAGGAACGGGCCTCCGTAACCTGCGCCGGCATCATCACCGCGGCCCGGCATACCAAAGACCGCAAAGGTCGGCCCATCGCCTTTATAACCATGGAGGATGACCAGGGAAGCAATGAAGTGCTGGTTTTTTCTGAATGCTACGATAAATCCATGAACCTGCTCCATGTGGATACTCTCGTGGTTGTGGAGGGCAATGTAACCGTACGCGACGGTACGCCCAAGATCATCGCCCGGCAGTTTGACCGTATCGAAAATCTCAGGGAGAAGCATCAGGGCGCAATCCGTCTCTGCCTGCGAATGCAAACCGAGGAGCTGGAGTCGGAACACCTGGAGGAGCTGGCCGGACTGTTTGACGGAAACCGGGGAAAAACTCCCGTCCAGTTGATGGTCATTAGCAAAAAGGAGAAGCCGATCCGGATGCGGGTACGGAAGTTTGTTATTGATCCGACCGATGAACTGCTGAAAGAGACCCGGCGATTGATCGGCGCACATAATGTTTGGCTCGAAAAAAGGTCTGAAGGCAACTGA
- the thpR gene encoding RNA 2',3'-cyclic phosphodiesterase, giving the protein MRLFTAIALPDYLRGDLASLQPRHPDIRLTPEPQLHLTLRYIGETDKARTRRTIQALSQITFQPFDITIKGTGSFPGPDRPSVLWAGVAYHPYLGELYDSIHEELHRVGVPQEIRTFHPHVTLGRIRKSRKEPASIKEAPPLNEVLDEFLNGSTSRYQTTFHVDRFRLYQSRLHSGGAIHYCLQEYHSS; this is encoded by the coding sequence ATGCGCCTGTTTACCGCTATCGCCCTGCCGGATTACCTTCGGGGCGATCTCGCCTCCTTGCAACCCCGCCATCCGGATATCCGGCTGACCCCGGAGCCGCAGCTTCATCTGACACTGCGCTATATCGGTGAAACCGACAAGGCGCGTACCCGGCGTACCATCCAGGCCCTGTCGCAGATCACCTTTCAGCCCTTCGACATCACCATTAAAGGTACGGGATCGTTTCCGGGTCCGGATCGCCCGTCGGTTCTGTGGGCCGGTGTCGCCTACCATCCCTACCTGGGGGAGCTTTACGATTCGATTCATGAAGAACTGCACCGGGTTGGTGTGCCGCAGGAAATTCGGACCTTTCACCCCCATGTAACGCTGGGGCGCATTCGGAAAAGCCGCAAGGAGCCTGCAAGCATAAAAGAAGCCCCGCCACTCAACGAAGTACTGGATGAGTTCCTGAATGGATCGACATCCCGATATCAGACAACGTTTCATGTCGACCGTTTCCGCCTGTATCAAAGCCGGCTGCACTCCGGGGGCGCGATCCACTATTGCCTGCAGGAATACCACTCGTCCTGA
- a CDS encoding calcium/sodium antiporter, translated as MIVDLIFTLAGIFLLYLGAELLVNGSIAISKRLGISPMLIGMVVIGLGTSSPELVVSLQAALIGSGEVAVGNIVGSNISNIALILGIAALIVPIGVERSVIRIEVPVLIAASLFMGYLLFDGMITRLNGLLLLACLAGYLLMAIRSHTAPVFSEETESRLEKFRTHWLLAGSLAGILLLVAGAHTMITGALGLASIFQISDTVIGLTLVAVGTSLPELATAISASLRKQGDLIIGGLIGSNILNVLFVLGITSAVSPLEIAGITWGDLALMSLLAIVLWPVCRTGYVVSRTEGGLLLLLYAGYMIWVLVR; from the coding sequence ATGATTGTTGATCTCATATTCACTCTGGCCGGGATTTTTCTGCTTTATCTGGGAGCCGAGCTCCTGGTGAACGGCAGTATTGCCATCTCGAAGCGCCTCGGTATCTCCCCCATGCTCATCGGTATGGTCGTCATCGGGCTTGGCACAAGCAGTCCCGAACTGGTGGTGAGCCTGCAGGCGGCGCTGATCGGCAGCGGCGAGGTAGCGGTCGGCAACATCGTCGGGTCCAATATCAGCAACATCGCCCTGATACTCGGCATTGCAGCGCTAATTGTTCCGATCGGAGTTGAGCGGTCGGTTATCCGCATCGAAGTACCGGTTCTCATCGCCGCGTCACTGTTTATGGGATACCTGCTGTTCGACGGCATGATCACGCGCCTCAACGGCCTGCTGCTCCTTGCCTGCCTGGCCGGCTACCTGTTAATGGCCATCCGCAGCCACACCGCCCCCGTTTTTTCCGAAGAAACCGAATCGAGGCTGGAGAAGTTCCGGACACACTGGCTGCTCGCCGGGAGCCTTGCCGGTATTCTGCTGCTGGTTGCCGGCGCTCATACCATGATTACGGGAGCACTTGGCCTGGCGAGCATCTTTCAGATCAGCGATACCGTTATCGGCCTTACCCTCGTCGCTGTCGGAACCAGCCTTCCCGAACTGGCCACCGCCATTTCCGCCTCGCTCCGCAAACAGGGTGACCTGATCATCGGCGGACTCATCGGATCCAATATCCTGAACGTCCTCTTTGTTTTGGGGATCACCTCCGCCGTAAGTCCGCTTGAAATCGCCGGTATCACATGGGGTGATCTGGCCCTGATGTCCCTGCTCGCCATCGTTTTGTGGCCGGTTTGCCGAACCGGCTATGTGGTCAGCCGCACCGAAGGCGGACTGTTGCTGCTGCTTTATGCCGGATATATGATCTGGGTTCTGGTACGGTGA
- a CDS encoding alpha/beta hydrolase, translating into MTHKRRIVTGSALFWIIVIVAGGYAAVVLLMYLLQSAFIYFPTRSIVATPDIAGMEYEEVFLHTEDDVRIHGWYVPAERDRGTLLFFHGNAGNISGRIESVGQFHSLGLNVLIIDYRGYGKSEGRPTQDGTYRDAKAAWRYLTEVREESPGRIVLFGRSLGGGVAAWLASEADAGALALESTFTSAVDLASELYPFFPVRRLLHIRYPVKSLLPEVGMPVMIAHSPQDEVVPFAHGQALYETASEPKTWLELQGGHNDGFIQTGRAYLEGWDRFLDNALP; encoded by the coding sequence ATGACACATAAACGACGCATTGTGACAGGATCTGCCCTTTTTTGGATAATTGTGATTGTTGCAGGGGGCTATGCGGCCGTGGTACTGCTGATGTACCTGCTGCAATCCGCATTTATCTACTTCCCGACCCGGAGTATCGTCGCCACCCCTGATATTGCCGGCATGGAGTACGAGGAAGTGTTTCTGCATACCGAAGACGACGTGCGAATTCATGGATGGTATGTGCCCGCCGAAAGAGACCGCGGAACGCTGCTGTTTTTTCATGGCAATGCAGGCAATATCTCCGGGAGAATCGAAAGTGTCGGGCAATTCCACTCACTGGGCCTGAATGTGCTGATCATTGACTATCGGGGTTATGGCAAAAGCGAGGGACGGCCGACACAGGACGGAACCTATCGCGACGCAAAAGCGGCATGGCGGTACCTGACGGAAGTCAGAGAGGAATCCCCCGGCCGTATCGTGCTTTTCGGTCGATCTCTTGGAGGCGGGGTGGCCGCCTGGCTCGCCTCCGAGGCAGATGCCGGGGCCCTGGCACTGGAGTCCACCTTTACATCGGCCGTGGATCTGGCAAGCGAACTCTATCCTTTTTTCCCGGTACGCCGGCTCTTGCACATCCGGTATCCGGTAAAGTCGCTACTGCCCGAAGTCGGAATGCCAGTGATGATCGCCCACAGTCCACAGGACGAAGTTGTCCCTTTCGCGCACGGTCAGGCATTGTATGAGACCGCAAGCGAGCCGAAAACGTGGCTGGAGCTGCAGGGCGGTCATAATGACGGTTTTATCCAGACCGGCCGGGCCTATCTGGAGGGCTGGGACCGTTTTTTGGACAACGCCCTTCCATAA
- a CDS encoding glycoside hydrolase family 9 protein: MKILFLALFCTFFITASGQAQRLSEAIHLNQIGFHPDAPKKAVVTEGEPDVFYILSPDFEDTLYTGRLGRLKEAPNSGERVRIADFSELRTSGTYILWVTKLGYSYPFTIAPRIYEEAAKASLKSYYHQRMSIPISERYGGVWARPAGHPDTLVVIHPSAATPERPAGSTISAPKGWYDAGDYNKYSVNSGITMGTMLSLYEDFPEYMSTFDVDIPETGNGMPDVLNEVLWNLRWYLNMQDPYDGGVYHKLTTANFEGRVMPAEATSTRYVIQKSVTGTLNFAAVMAQSARAFEKYEDVVPGLADSCLAAAEHAWEWAMNNPRKLYNQNIMNERYNPDILTGAYGDGDPSDEFIWAAAELFVTTGNPKYYDAVDLFPDGELTVPNWGNVQALAYYTLARFAPELPDVASGDIPQVEKLIVDLADRLVSGASRTGYDTVIDGDESNYVWGSSGVAGNQGVALIQAWRLTGDRTYLDYAQANLDYLLGRNATGYSFLTGFGFKTPMDIHHRPSDARANVPPVPGLVAGGPNPGQQDECIYPSDLPAKSFVDDWCSYASNEIAINWNAPMVYLAAALEALYADRDR, translated from the coding sequence ATGAAGATATTATTTTTGGCGCTGTTTTGCACATTTTTCATCACGGCAAGCGGACAGGCCCAGCGCCTGTCGGAGGCCATTCATCTCAATCAAATCGGCTTTCATCCCGATGCTCCCAAAAAAGCGGTGGTCACCGAGGGGGAACCCGATGTGTTTTACATCCTTTCTCCGGATTTCGAAGATACGCTGTACACGGGTCGTCTGGGAAGGCTGAAAGAAGCCCCCAATTCCGGTGAACGGGTCAGGATCGCCGACTTTTCCGAGCTTCGCACGTCCGGAACCTATATACTCTGGGTAACGAAACTTGGCTACTCCTACCCGTTTACTATAGCCCCCAGGATTTATGAGGAGGCTGCCAAAGCCTCGCTTAAAAGCTACTATCATCAGCGCATGTCCATTCCCATATCCGAGCGGTACGGAGGGGTATGGGCCAGGCCGGCCGGACATCCGGACACCCTTGTCGTCATTCATCCATCGGCGGCTACGCCTGAACGGCCCGCGGGTTCCACTATTTCCGCTCCGAAGGGCTGGTACGATGCCGGCGACTATAATAAGTATTCCGTGAACTCGGGAATTACCATGGGCACCATGCTGTCGCTATACGAAGACTTTCCCGAGTATATGAGCACTTTTGATGTCGATATCCCGGAAACCGGAAACGGAATGCCGGATGTGCTCAATGAAGTACTCTGGAACCTGCGTTGGTATCTGAACATGCAGGATCCCTACGACGGCGGGGTATATCACAAGCTGACAACGGCCAATTTTGAGGGCAGGGTGATGCCGGCAGAGGCTACATCAACGCGTTACGTGATCCAGAAAAGTGTCACCGGCACGCTCAACTTTGCCGCAGTGATGGCCCAGTCGGCAAGAGCCTTTGAAAAATACGAAGACGTCGTTCCGGGCCTGGCCGACTCCTGTCTTGCCGCGGCGGAACACGCCTGGGAGTGGGCCATGAACAATCCGCGAAAACTGTACAACCAGAACATCATGAACGAACGGTATAACCCGGATATCCTCACCGGTGCCTACGGTGACGGAGATCCCTCGGATGAATTCATCTGGGCGGCCGCCGAACTGTTCGTCACTACGGGTAACCCGAAGTATTACGATGCGGTGGATCTCTTTCCGGACGGGGAGCTTACGGTACCGAACTGGGGCAATGTGCAGGCCCTTGCCTATTACACCCTGGCCCGGTTTGCCCCGGAGCTTCCGGACGTTGCGTCCGGAGACATCCCGCAGGTTGAAAAGCTGATTGTGGATCTGGCCGACCGGCTGGTATCCGGCGCATCACGCACCGGGTATGATACGGTCATAGATGGTGATGAATCGAATTATGTGTGGGGCAGCTCCGGAGTTGCCGGAAACCAGGGAGTGGCATTGATTCAGGCATGGCGCCTGACCGGAGACCGTACCTATCTCGATTATGCCCAGGCGAATCTGGATTACCTGCTGGGGCGCAATGCCACCGGATACTCATTCCTCACCGGCTTCGGTTTTAAAACTCCTATGGATATTCACCACCGTCCTTCCGATGCCAGGGCCAATGTGCCTCCGGTTCCGGGTTTGGTGGCAGGAGGTCCCAATCCCGGTCAGCAGGACGAATGTATCTATCCCTCGGATCTGCCGGCCAAATCGTTTGTAGATGACTGGTGCTCCTACGCATCCAACGAAATCGCCATCAACTGGAATGCCCCGATGGTGTATCTTGCCGCCGCACTGGAAGCGCTGTACGCCGACCGGGACAGGTAA